One window from the genome of Pseudonocardia hierapolitana encodes:
- a CDS encoding SDR family oxidoreductase → MRDVLVVTGGSRGIGAAVTRAAHARGYAVGAGYASDDAAADRLRAELPGVVAVRADVADPASVTALFDATEAAFGPVTALVNNAGVTGRLGAFTDAPVATLRRVLDVNVLGTMLCAQEALRRWADRGTPGRIVNVSSRAATLGSPGEYVHYAASKAAVETFTRGLAKEVAAQGIRVNCVAPGTIHTDIHAAAGDPARPERVAARVPMGRAGEPEEIAAAVLWLLSAEASYVTGAVLQAGGGI, encoded by the coding sequence ATGAGGGACGTGCTGGTGGTCACCGGCGGCAGCCGGGGGATCGGCGCCGCCGTCACGCGGGCGGCGCACGCGCGCGGGTACGCGGTCGGTGCCGGCTACGCGAGCGACGACGCGGCCGCCGACCGGTTGCGTGCCGAGCTGCCCGGGGTCGTCGCCGTCCGCGCGGACGTCGCAGACCCCGCCTCCGTCACGGCGCTCTTCGACGCGACGGAGGCCGCGTTCGGCCCGGTCACGGCCCTCGTGAACAACGCGGGCGTGACCGGGCGGTTGGGCGCGTTCACGGACGCGCCGGTCGCGACGCTGCGGCGGGTGCTCGACGTCAACGTCCTCGGCACGATGCTGTGCGCACAGGAGGCGCTGCGCCGCTGGGCGGACCGCGGCACGCCTGGCCGGATCGTCAACGTGTCCTCGAGGGCGGCCACGCTGGGCTCGCCCGGCGAGTACGTGCACTACGCCGCCAGCAAGGCGGCCGTCGAGACGTTCACGCGCGGGCTGGCCAAGGAGGTCGCGGCGCAGGGGATCCGGGTCAACTGCGTCGCCCCCGGCACGATCCACACCGACATCCACGCGGCGGCGGGGGACCCCGCGCGTCCGGAACGGGTGGCCGCTCGTGTGCCGATGGGGCGGGCCGGGGAGCCGGAGGAGATCGCCGCCGCGGTCTTGTGGCTGCTCTCGGCCGAGGCCTCCTACGTCACGGGCGCGGTGCTGCAGGCCGGCGGCGGGATCTGA
- a CDS encoding SRPBCC family protein yields MVTVRREVGAVADAVWAVLSDGRLYPSWVVGATRMREVDPAWPGVGSQLHYSVGTWPLLLDDTVTVLACVPKRELVLRGRAWPVGETEIRLTLDERADGCEVVLSEEVRGGPGRLLPPQARSAVIGPRNAETLRRLAYLAEGDSR; encoded by the coding sequence GTGGTCACCGTTCGCCGCGAGGTCGGCGCCGTCGCGGATGCCGTGTGGGCGGTCCTCTCCGACGGCCGGCTGTACCCGTCCTGGGTGGTCGGGGCCACGCGGATGCGCGAGGTCGACCCGGCGTGGCCGGGCGTGGGATCACAGCTGCACTACTCGGTCGGCACCTGGCCGCTCCTGCTGGACGACACCGTCACCGTCCTCGCGTGCGTGCCGAAACGGGAGCTCGTGCTGCGCGGCCGGGCGTGGCCCGTGGGCGAGACCGAGATCCGGCTGACCCTCGACGAGCGGGCGGACGGCTGCGAGGTCGTCCTGTCCGAGGAGGTGCGCGGGGGCCCCGGCCGGCTGCTGCCACCGCAGGCCAGGTCCGCCGTGATCGGCCCGCGCAACGCTGAGACGCTGCGCCGCCTCGCCTACCTCGCCGAGGGCGATTCCCGGTAG
- a CDS encoding nuclear transport factor 2 family protein: MNTRETVDELMRRVAAGDPERIAQLFAEDVDWKLDWPDGDYAQTVPWIRHRSTRADVAENFRLIGEHHVPGESDARVHAVLVDGADAVVLGEIAHTAKPTGRSYVAAFALHLTVVDGWITRYHIYEDSLAVAEAFGAV, encoded by the coding sequence GTGAACACCCGAGAGACGGTTGACGAGCTCATGCGCCGCGTCGCGGCGGGCGACCCGGAACGGATCGCGCAACTGTTCGCCGAGGACGTGGACTGGAAGCTGGACTGGCCCGATGGCGACTACGCGCAGACCGTGCCGTGGATCCGCCACCGCAGCACGAGGGCCGACGTCGCCGAGAACTTCAGGCTGATCGGCGAGCACCACGTACCCGGGGAGAGCGACGCGCGCGTGCACGCGGTGCTCGTCGACGGGGCGGACGCGGTGGTGCTGGGCGAGATCGCGCACACCGCGAAGCCCACCGGACGCAGCTACGTCGCCGCGTTCGCGCTCCACCTGACCGTTGTGGACGGGTGGATCACCCGCTACCACATCTACGAGGACAGCCTCGCCGTTGCGGAGGCGTTCGGCGCGGTGTGA
- a CDS encoding SDR family NAD(P)-dependent oxidoreductase translates to MASKAVLITGAGAGLGLATAQVLAEKGYRVHAGVRDPQRYPQLDAPGVHPLRLDVTDEASVAAAADEVAAAEPEGLHAVVNNAGVIVQGPQELLPSEEWQRQFDVNVFGPARVTRVFLPLLRRARGRIVNISAASARVALPFLGPLSASKAALESLSDAARIELAPWGIRVVVVEPGALETEIFTKSATAVAAALDGAEPGRLALYRAQLDAVDAATARQRLGSVTKAAQVVVQAVVAPRPRRRYYAGADARGLGLLAGLPAGLRERALTGAFGLPSRPGAIEAPATGA, encoded by the coding sequence ATGGCGAGCAAGGCTGTCCTCATCACCGGAGCAGGCGCCGGCCTGGGACTGGCCACGGCGCAGGTGCTGGCGGAGAAGGGCTATCGGGTCCACGCGGGTGTCCGCGACCCGCAGCGGTACCCCCAGCTCGACGCCCCCGGCGTGCACCCGCTGCGGCTCGACGTCACCGACGAGGCGAGCGTCGCCGCGGCCGCCGACGAGGTGGCTGCCGCCGAGCCCGAGGGCCTGCACGCCGTGGTGAACAACGCCGGCGTGATCGTGCAGGGCCCGCAGGAGCTGCTGCCCTCCGAGGAGTGGCAGCGGCAGTTCGACGTCAACGTCTTCGGCCCGGCCCGCGTGACCCGCGTCTTCCTGCCGCTGCTGCGCCGGGCACGGGGCCGGATCGTCAACATCAGCGCCGCCAGCGCGCGCGTCGCGCTGCCGTTCCTCGGGCCGCTGTCGGCCAGCAAGGCGGCCCTGGAGTCACTGTCCGACGCGGCGCGGATCGAGCTCGCACCGTGGGGCATCCGGGTCGTCGTCGTGGAGCCGGGCGCCCTGGAGACCGAGATCTTCACCAAGTCGGCGACGGCGGTAGCGGCCGCGCTGGACGGCGCCGAACCCGGACGGCTCGCGCTCTACCGTGCCCAGCTCGACGCCGTCGACGCCGCCACGGCTCGGCAACGGCTCGGTTCGGTGACGAAGGCCGCGCAGGTGGTGGTGCAGGCCGTCGTCGCGCCGCGGCCGCGGCGGCGCTACTACGCCGGGGCGGACGCCCGCGGCCTCGGCCTGCTCGCGGGCCTCCCGGCCGGGCTGCGCGAGCGGGCGCTCACCGGGGCGTTCGGCCTGCCGAGCCGCCCGGGCGCGATCGAAGCGCCGGCCACGGGCGCCTGA
- a CDS encoding PadR family transcriptional regulator: MSLRYGVLGLLAGEPASGYDLARRFEEALGSIWPAKHPQIYGELTRLANEGMIEVAEEGPRGRKVYRVTEAGLADIRHWLATADVDHTVRLEPLLRSFFFWLAPPEDLQRHLAREAEYYRETAQRYRGYADAKDRGEFGDSPQTMSLRVAIEGGIRLYEALADWAEWARTVPPAT, translated from the coding sequence ATGTCGCTCCGGTACGGCGTGCTCGGGTTGCTCGCCGGTGAGCCCGCGAGCGGCTACGACCTGGCCCGGCGCTTCGAGGAGGCGCTCGGCTCCATCTGGCCTGCCAAGCACCCGCAGATCTACGGCGAGCTCACCCGGCTCGCGAACGAGGGCATGATCGAGGTCGCCGAGGAGGGGCCGCGGGGGCGCAAGGTCTACCGCGTCACCGAGGCGGGACTCGCCGACATCCGGCACTGGCTGGCCACGGCCGATGTCGACCACACGGTGCGCCTGGAGCCCCTCCTGCGGTCGTTCTTCTTCTGGCTGGCGCCCCCCGAGGACCTGCAGCGGCACCTCGCGCGCGAGGCGGAGTACTACCGCGAGACGGCGCAGCGCTACCGCGGCTATGCCGATGCGAAGGATCGGGGCGAGTTCGGCGACAGCCCGCAGACGATGTCGCTGCGAGTGGCGATCGAGGGCGGGATCCGCCTGTACGAGGCGCTCGCCGACTGGGCGGAGTGGGCGCGGACCGTGCCGCCTGCCACATGA
- a CDS encoding MarR family winged helix-turn-helix transcriptional regulator: MITTATADELLELLRSIMRANRTARLGPESEDMPGWKFAVLGLLAREGEQRLGQVAAHLEVDPSVASRQVAMLEQLGFVTRRPDPADGRAQLLAISPAGLAARDGYLAMRARWVAEALQGWDDAEVTHLVARLRQLVDDLHCALAAHHRPPARVARSAS, translated from the coding sequence GTGATCACCACGGCCACCGCCGACGAGCTGCTGGAGCTCCTGCGCTCGATCATGCGGGCGAACCGCACGGCGCGCCTCGGTCCCGAGTCGGAGGACATGCCCGGCTGGAAGTTCGCGGTGCTCGGCCTGCTCGCGAGGGAGGGGGAGCAGCGCCTCGGCCAGGTCGCCGCGCACCTCGAGGTCGACCCCTCCGTCGCCAGCCGCCAGGTGGCCATGCTGGAACAGCTCGGCTTCGTGACGCGCCGCCCCGATCCCGCCGACGGCCGCGCGCAGCTGCTCGCCATCTCCCCCGCGGGGCTCGCCGCCCGCGACGGGTACCTCGCCATGCGGGCCCGATGGGTTGCCGAGGCCCTCCAGGGCTGGGACGACGCCGAGGTCACCCACCTCGTGGCGCGGCTGCGCCAGCTGGTCGACGACCTGCACTGCGCGCTGGCCGCCCACCACCGCCCACCCGCTCGGGTGGCCCGGTCGGCCTCCTGA
- a CDS encoding YqjF family protein has product MAVPIEPVQADPPFLPRPHLLSQRWLDVAFLHWAVDPDAVRHLFPSGVAPDALDGQTYVGLVPFRLVGTAIAGGPPAPWVGTFLETNVRLYSVDATGRRGVVFLTMAAERAIAVAAGRTVFGLPYRWARMGLRHDGDLRTYAARLVRPGPPVRSRVSVRPVGPAIDGPLERFLTARWGLHVAHLGRTWYLPNTHVTWPLHRAEVQELDDGLLAAAGLGDLARRPPDHVAFSAGVAATFGRPVLASTPRI; this is encoded by the coding sequence TTGGCCGTACCGATCGAGCCAGTGCAGGCCGACCCGCCGTTCCTGCCCCGCCCGCACCTGCTCTCGCAACGCTGGCTCGATGTGGCGTTCCTGCACTGGGCGGTCGATCCCGACGCCGTGCGGCACCTGTTCCCCTCCGGGGTGGCCCCGGACGCGCTCGACGGGCAGACCTACGTCGGGCTGGTGCCGTTCCGCCTGGTCGGCACGGCCATCGCGGGCGGCCCGCCGGCGCCGTGGGTGGGCACCTTCCTGGAGACCAACGTCCGGCTGTACTCGGTGGACGCCACGGGCAGGCGCGGCGTCGTCTTCCTGACCATGGCCGCGGAGCGGGCGATCGCCGTCGCGGCGGGCCGGACGGTGTTCGGGCTGCCGTACCGGTGGGCCCGCATGGGGCTGCGGCACGACGGGGATCTGCGCACCTACGCCGCCCGCCTCGTCCGGCCGGGCCCTCCCGTCCGCAGCAGGGTGTCCGTCCGGCCGGTCGGCCCGGCGATCGACGGGCCGCTCGAGCGGTTCCTCACCGCGCGCTGGGGTCTGCACGTGGCCCACCTCGGGCGCACGTGGTACCTGCCGAACACGCACGTCACATGGCCCTTGCACCGGGCGGAGGTGCAGGAGCTGGACGACGGGCTGCTCGCCGCGGCCGGCCTCGGCGATCTCGCACGGCGCCCGCCGGACCACGTCGCGTTCAGCGCAGGGGTTGCAGCGACGTTCGGACGGCCGGTGCTCGCGTCGACCCCGCGCATCTGA
- a CDS encoding phytoene desaturase family protein codes for MEIADAVVIGGGHHGLVAAAVLADAGWDVCVLEAADGVGGAVRSAELHPGFTADLFSAFYPLAAASPVLRALDLGGCGLQWTHAPAVLAHPARPDGAPAAVLYRDRERTAAAMDPRDGEAWLRLCAQWDAVGDAVLRSIFTAFPPVRGPLQVLRRVGTADALRLARFLVLPVRRMGEELFAGEGARLLLAGNGGHADIPPDAPGSGVFGWLLAMLGQQYGFPVPVGGAGELSGALARRATAAGAELRTGERVERIDVRGGRAVAVHSATGRTVRVRRAVIADVAAPALYRDLLPASAVPDRLRADLEQFTWDTPVVKVNWALREPIPWRNPGVAGAGTVHLGADERGLARWAGEIESGTVPATPFALLGQMTTADATRSPAGTESAWAYTHLPRGVADDESADRLAERIDEAVEEFAPGFRGRVLHRAVQRPGDLQAADPNLVHGAVGGGTMQLHQQLVFRPVPGLGRSETVVGGLYLGSASAHPGGGVHGVCGWLAARAALAEQGLLGGLRRRVTSAALELIYRESPSAR; via the coding sequence GTGGAGATCGCTGACGCCGTCGTGATCGGCGGCGGGCACCACGGCCTCGTCGCGGCCGCGGTGCTGGCCGATGCCGGCTGGGACGTGTGCGTGCTGGAGGCCGCCGACGGGGTCGGTGGTGCCGTCCGCTCGGCCGAGCTGCACCCGGGGTTCACCGCCGACCTGTTCAGCGCCTTCTACCCGCTCGCGGCGGCGTCGCCGGTGCTGCGGGCCCTCGACCTCGGCGGCTGTGGGCTGCAGTGGACGCACGCCCCCGCGGTCCTCGCCCATCCCGCTCGCCCGGACGGTGCCCCGGCGGCCGTCCTGTACCGGGACCGGGAGCGCACCGCCGCCGCCATGGACCCGCGCGACGGCGAGGCGTGGCTGCGGCTCTGCGCGCAGTGGGACGCGGTCGGCGACGCGGTGCTCCGGTCGATCTTCACCGCGTTCCCACCGGTGCGCGGGCCGTTGCAGGTGCTGCGCCGCGTCGGCACGGCGGACGCGCTGCGGCTCGCTCGGTTCCTCGTGCTGCCGGTCCGGAGGATGGGGGAGGAGCTCTTCGCGGGCGAGGGGGCCCGGCTGCTGCTCGCCGGGAACGGCGGGCACGCCGACATCCCGCCGGACGCGCCGGGGAGCGGCGTGTTCGGGTGGCTGCTCGCGATGCTGGGCCAGCAGTACGGCTTCCCGGTGCCGGTGGGCGGGGCGGGGGAGCTCTCCGGCGCGCTCGCCCGGCGGGCCACGGCGGCGGGCGCCGAGCTGCGGACCGGGGAGCGGGTCGAACGGATCGACGTGCGCGGCGGTCGTGCCGTCGCCGTGCACAGCGCGACGGGCCGCACCGTGCGGGTCCGCCGCGCCGTCATCGCCGACGTCGCGGCGCCCGCGCTCTACCGCGACTTGCTGCCGGCGAGCGCGGTGCCGGACCGGCTGCGCGCCGATCTCGAGCAGTTCACCTGGGACACCCCGGTCGTCAAGGTCAACTGGGCGCTGCGCGAGCCGATCCCGTGGCGCAACCCGGGGGTCGCCGGGGCCGGCACGGTGCACCTGGGCGCCGACGAGCGGGGCCTCGCGCGGTGGGCGGGCGAGATCGAGTCGGGCACCGTGCCGGCCACGCCGTTCGCGCTGCTCGGGCAGATGACCACCGCCGACGCCACGCGGTCCCCGGCCGGCACCGAGAGCGCGTGGGCCTACACCCACCTCCCGCGCGGTGTCGCCGACGACGAGAGCGCCGACCGGTTGGCCGAGCGGATCGACGAGGCCGTCGAGGAGTTCGCCCCGGGTTTCCGCGGGCGGGTGCTGCACCGGGCGGTCCAGCGCCCAGGGGACCTGCAGGCGGCAGACCCGAACCTCGTGCACGGCGCGGTGGGCGGCGGCACGATGCAGCTGCACCAGCAGCTCGTGTTCCGACCCGTGCCGGGGCTCGGTCGATCGGAGACGGTGGTCGGAGGGCTGTACCTGGGCAGCGCGTCGGCGCACCCCGGCGGGGGTGTGCACGGCGTGTGCGGCTGGCTCGCTGCGCGTGCCGCGCTCGCCGAGCAGGGGTTGCTCGGCGGCCTGCGCCGCCGCGTCACGTCGGCGGCGCTGGAGCTGATCTACCGGGAATCGCCCTCGGCGAGGTAG